CAATCTCATTGTCGCTAAAGTGCTATAGTCGACCTTCTCTTCGTAGACTACCAAaagtcttttgattttatttgccATCCCGTTGCCATCACAAATTTACGCACCATCGGTGCACACAAACGtattctccttttagtgatCAGTTTTTTACAAGCCCGCTATCAGTACGTTTGCAGtcttttcccaggagatacCGACTCCGAATGGGTTGAGCTTACATGTGGAGCCCCACAAGGTATTAAGCTCGCTAGTCTACTCTTTTTTGTAGggataaatttcatcctttctggctgtgaagaaagatttaagtatgtagATGACTTGTCAGTCATACTGAAGTACATTGAACACTGATATGGTAACAAATTTCTGGGCtccaaatttattaaataaacttaaagtacTACACCAGAAACTATCCGAAACTAGCCAGGGGAACGGGCCTAGTAACGTCTGCGGGGAAAGAAGACCCTGTTGAGCTTGACTCTAGTTCGGTATCGTGGAGtgacatgagaggtgtagcataagtgggagatggtaaCGTCAGCAATGAAATACCACTACTTTCATGGTTGCTTCACTTACTCAGTGAAGCGGAGGCAAGGCCCTTTGGGGACTTGTTTGTGGTGTCAAGGGAGTCCACCTGCGGGTGGCGCTCTCGATCCGTGCTGAGGACAGTGCCGGATGGGGAGTTTGACTGGGGCGATACATCTGTCAAATGATAACGCAGGTGTCCTAAGGCCAGCTCAGGGAGGACAGAAACCTCCCGTAGAGCAAAAGGGCAAATGCTGGCTTGATTCCGACTTTCAGTACGAGTACGGACTGCGATAGCACGGCCTATCGATGCTTTTGGCTTTAAGAGTTTTAAGCAAGAGGTGTCAGAAAAGTTACCACAGGGATAACTGGCTTGTGGTGGCCAAGCGTTCATAGCGATGTCGCTTTTTGATCCTTCGATGTCGGCTCTTCCTATCATTGCGAAGCAGTATTTGCCAAGTGTAGGATTGTTCACCCACCTACAGGGAACGTGAGCTTGGTTTAGACCGTCGTGAGACAGGTTAGTTTTACCCTACAGACGTTCAATGCCGTTGCTATAGTAATCCTACGAAGTACGAGAGGAACCGCAGGTTTGAAAATTTGGTTTTGCACTTGGTCGAACGGCCAATGGTGCGAGGCTACGTCCATGTGATTATACCTGAAAGCCTCTGAAGGTAGAATCTGTGCTGGAGTTCACAACGGTACCGTGCGTTCGAACTCACTGGTGGCGAAACGTAACCTGGTCCTTTAGCTTTTAGCAATGGGTGCTAGTGCTTCGGAGCCTAGGTTCGGCGGTTGCTGGCCCTCGAGAGACGGCGATAGGGCAGCTTCACcgtcaaataaatcaaatattccaTAAGGTCGAATGCCAAAATCACTTGTAGACGACTTGGGTACCGGCCGGGGTGTTGTAAACGGTAGAGCAGTAATTTACACTGCGATCTGCTGAGACTAAGCCTACGACCGGGAGATTTGTCTTGCCAGCAGGCAAGTCCCCCAAATTCACTTGAATTAAATTCAGTGTTTGTTGTGAGGCGGGCTGTTGATGTGTTTGTCTGTAAGAGACGTGTCACGAGGACAGAGAGAAAGGGGGGTCAACCTAACCCCATTGTCTGGGTAATGGATCTTAGGTTGTCTCTCGGGGCAAGAGTTGCAAGACTGGGGGGAATGTCTTGACACGGGCAGTGAACG
The nucleotide sequence above comes from Artemia franciscana unplaced genomic scaffold, ASM3288406v1 Scaffold_1502, whole genome shotgun sequence. Encoded proteins:
- the LOC136042570 gene encoding uncharacterized protein LOC136042570 → MIGRADIEGSKSDIAMNAWPPQASYPCGNFSDTSCLKLLKPKASIGRAIAVRTRTESRNQASICPFALREVSVLPELALGHLRYHLTDVSPQSNSPSGTVLSTDRERHPQVDSLDTTNKSPKGLASASLSK